A portion of the Camelus bactrianus isolate YW-2024 breed Bactrian camel chromosome 25, ASM4877302v1, whole genome shotgun sequence genome contains these proteins:
- the GPR20 gene encoding G-protein coupled receptor 20 — MPSASPTGPSAVAAPNATVAGVMWANNSMSEMSLFHRFALLDEELHAAFPGLWLVLMAVHGVIFLAGLVLNGLALYVFSCRTRAKTPSVTYTINLVVTDLLVGLSLPTRFAVFYGARGCLRCALPHVFSYFLNMHCSILFLTCICVDRYLAIVQPEGSRRWRQPACARAVCACVWLAASTVTLSVLSVTATGGPCCRVLALTVLEFLLPLLVISMFTGRILCALSRPGLLRQGRQRRVRAMQLLLTVLVIFLVCFTPFHARQVAVELWPDVPPHTSLVAYHVAVTLSSLNSCMDPIVYCFVTSSFQATVRGLFRGRGVECEPSSCDVVSMHRSSKGSGHHHILGARPRALTQTLANGPEA; from the coding sequence ATGCCCTCCGCGTCTCCCACAGGGCCCTCAGCCGTGGCGGCCCCCAATGCCACGGTGGCGGGGGTGATGTGGGCCAACAACAGCATGTCAGAGATGTCCCTGTTCCACCGGTTTGCCCTGCTGGACGAGGAGCTGCATGCTGCCTTCCCGGGCCTGTGGCTGGTGCTGATGGCAGTGCATGGAGTCATCTTCCTGGCGGGGCTGGTGCTCAACGGGCTGGCGCTGTACGTCTTCAGCTGCCGCACCCGGGCCAAGACGCCGTCGGTCACTTACACCATCAACCTGGTGGTGACCGACCTGTTGGTGGGGCTGTCCCTGCCCACGCGCTTCGCCGTCTTCTACGGCGCCCGCGGCTGTCTGCGCTGCGCCCTCCCGCACGTCTTCAGCTACTTCCTCAACATGCACTGCTCCATCCTCTTCCTCACCTGCATCTGCGTGGACCGCTACCTGGCCATCGTGCAGCCCGAGGGCTCCCGCCGCTGGCGCCAGCCTGCCTGTGCCAGGGCCGTGTGCGCCTGCGTGTGGCTGGCTGCCAGCACCGTGACCCTGTCCGTGCTGAGCGTGACGGCCACCGGCGGGCCGTGCTGCCGCGTCCTCGCGCTGACCGTCCTGGAATTCCTGCTGCCGCTGCTGGTCATCAGCATGTTCACGGGCCGCATCCTGTGCGCGCTGTCACGGCCAGGCCTGCTGCGCCAGGGCCGCCAGCGCCGCGTGCGGGCCATGCAGCTGCTGCTCACCGTGCTCGTCATCTTCCTCGTCTGCTTCACGCCCTTCCACGCCCGCCAGGTGGCCGTGGAGCTGTGGCCCGACGTGCCGCCCCACACTAGCCTTGTGGCCTATCACGTGGCTGTGACCCTCAGCAGCCTCAACAGCTGCATGGACCCCATCGTCTACTGCTTCGTCACCAGCAGCTTCCAGGCCACCGTCCGTGGCCTCTTCCGTGGGCGTGGAGTGGAGTGCGAGCCTAGCAGCTGCGACGTGGTCAGCATGCACAGGAGCTCCAAGGGCTCAGGCCACCATCACATCCTCGGAGCCAGACCTCGAGCCCTCACGCAGACCCTGGCTAATGGGCCTGAGGCTTAG